In the genome of Paracoccus tegillarcae, one region contains:
- a CDS encoding MFS transporter, producing the protein MTSSQVRLFTPVLIGGCVILLINFALRASFGVFQIPIGEEFGWPRAEFSLAIAIQNLAWGIGQPIFGALAERWGDRWAIILGALLYSAGLVLTAFATTPASIQMLEVMVGFGIAGTGFGVILAVVGRAASDENRSLALGIATAAGSAGQVFGAPLAEILLAYYTWQSVFIIFGVIVLTSLFFLPMLGDGKPATRSELEESLGSVLKRAFRDPSYLMIFAGFFSCGYQLGFITAHFPAMITEMCGPILPGGMLDSIGISTTSALGAIAISLIGLANIVGSIFAGWLGSRYTKKYLLAGIYTLRTIAAAWFILTPITPTTVVIFSLVMGGLWLATVPLTSGLVAYIYGLRYMGTLYGFVFLSHQLGSFLGVWLGGWLYDVNGDYTLVWWIGVGVGAFSALIHLPVREAPARLPAAA; encoded by the coding sequence ATGACCTCTTCCCAAGTTCGCCTGTTCACGCCGGTTCTGATCGGCGGCTGCGTTATCCTGCTGATCAACTTCGCGCTGCGCGCCAGCTTTGGCGTGTTCCAGATCCCGATTGGCGAGGAATTTGGCTGGCCGCGGGCCGAGTTTTCGCTGGCAATTGCCATCCAGAACCTTGCCTGGGGCATCGGCCAGCCGATCTTCGGGGCCTTGGCTGAACGGTGGGGTGACCGTTGGGCGATCATTCTGGGCGCGCTGTTGTATTCGGCCGGTCTGGTGCTGACCGCCTTTGCAACCACACCTGCCAGTATCCAGATGCTCGAGGTGATGGTCGGGTTTGGCATCGCCGGCACCGGCTTTGGCGTAATTCTGGCGGTGGTCGGACGCGCGGCCAGCGATGAAAATCGCAGCCTTGCCCTGGGCATCGCCACGGCTGCGGGATCGGCGGGCCAGGTCTTTGGTGCACCCCTGGCCGAGATATTGCTGGCCTATTACACATGGCAGTCGGTCTTCATCATCTTTGGTGTGATCGTGCTGACCAGCCTGTTCTTTCTGCCGATGCTGGGCGACGGAAAACCCGCGACGCGCTCGGAGTTGGAAGAAAGTCTGGGCTCGGTGCTGAAACGCGCTTTTCGTGACCCAAGCTATCTGATGATCTTTGCCGGCTTCTTCTCCTGCGGCTATCAGCTGGGCTTCATCACCGCCCATTTCCCCGCAATGATAACCGAGATGTGCGGCCCGATTCTGCCCGGAGGCATGCTGGACAGCATCGGCATCAGCACCACCTCTGCGCTTGGCGCAATTGCGATCAGCCTGATCGGTCTGGCCAATATCGTGGGCTCGATCTTTGCGGGCTGGCTGGGCAGTCGCTATACCAAGAAATACCTGCTGGCGGGGATCTATACGCTGCGCACCATCGCGGCGGCGTGGTTTATCCTGACGCCGATCACGCCCACGACCGTGGTGATCTTTTCACTGGTGATGGGTGGGCTGTGGCTGGCCACCGTGCCGCTGACCTCGGGTCTGGTCGCCTATATCTATGGGCTGCGCTATATGGGCACGCTTTACGGCTTTGTCTTCCTGTCGCATCAGCTGGGCTCGTTCCTGGGTGTGTGGCTGGGTGGCTGGCTGTATGACGTCAACGGCGACTACACCTTGGTCTGGTGGATCGGTGTCGGCGTCGGTGCCTTCAGCGCGCTGATCCATCTGCCGGTACGTGAGGCGCCCGCACGTCTGCCCGCCGCCGCCTGA
- a CDS encoding LolA family protein codes for MKLKSLALAPVLALVLALPAMAEKISLNELSRYLNGLGTVTSKFTQVNNDGSISTGQVYIQRPGRVRFEYNNDNTLVLASGGQVAVFDGKTRGAAQQYPLAQTPLSIILDANVNLGRANMVTGHVEQKNSTVVTAQDPAHPEYGNIKMVFTGGPTELRQWVITDNAGEKTTVILNSLQKAGGFQPSTFSINNEVARRN; via the coding sequence ATGAAACTGAAATCACTCGCCCTTGCGCCCGTCCTCGCCCTTGTCCTCGCTTTGCCGGCGATGGCCGAGAAAATCTCACTCAACGAACTGTCGCGATACCTGAATGGTCTTGGCACCGTGACCTCGAAATTCACTCAGGTGAACAACGACGGCAGCATCTCGACCGGGCAGGTCTATATCCAGCGCCCGGGTCGTGTGCGGTTCGAGTATAACAACGACAACACGCTGGTTCTGGCATCCGGTGGGCAGGTTGCTGTCTTTGACGGCAAGACGCGCGGTGCCGCACAACAATACCCGCTGGCGCAGACGCCGCTGTCGATCATTCTGGACGCCAATGTCAATCTTGGCCGCGCCAATATGGTCACCGGCCATGTCGAACAGAAGAACAGCACCGTGGTGACCGCGCAGGACCCGGCCCATCCCGAATACGGCAATATCAAGATGGTCTTTACCGGCGGCCCGACCGAACTGCGCCAATGGGTCATCACCGACAATGCCGGTGAAAAGACGACCGTGATCCTGAACAGCCTGCAAAAAGCCGGTGGGTTCCAGCCCTCGACCTTCTCGATCAACAACGAGGTTGCACGTCGCAACTGA
- a CDS encoding alkaline phosphatase D family protein, protein MSFLLPRLSRRSVLRGALATTSILAMPAISRAQRRPVFSHGVQSGDINAQGGMVWTRADRPARIALEVSTTEGFADPRHVATLNALPDSDFAVKALLEGINGDQTVFYRMTAADLSDINAVSEPVQGQFRTAPASRRNIRFVWSGDTAGQGWGIDDEGMRTYATMAAHQPDFFIHSGDTIYADGPITDEVEIEGGVWRNTTLIDEVRKVAETLEEFRGRWKYNQMDQHVQAMSAMVPTLFQWDDHEVVNNWSPGKDLTGDDRYTEKSVPLLTARAARAFHEMTPISFAPTEPGRVYRKIAYGPLLDIFFLDLRSYRGPNSTDMQDDITVDSQVLGKAQLDWLKAELTASEAVWKVIACDMPIGLCVWDKVSEDQKYVEAIANGDNAAPKGRELEFAGLLRFIRDRGILNTVWLTADVHYTAAHEYHPDRAAFQEFAPFWEFVSGPLHAGTFGPGDLDMTFGPEVKFFKAPPEGQANLPPSAGLQFFGLVDIDGDSGQMSVRLMDRADTELWSITLDPQQA, encoded by the coding sequence ATGTCTTTTCTGCTTCCCCGCCTCAGCCGGCGCTCTGTCCTGCGCGGTGCGCTGGCGACCACCAGCATTCTGGCCATGCCCGCAATCAGCCGCGCGCAACGCCGCCCGGTCTTTTCGCATGGCGTCCAATCGGGCGATATCAACGCGCAGGGCGGCATGGTCTGGACCCGCGCGGACCGGCCGGCCCGCATCGCCCTGGAGGTCTCTACCACCGAGGGCTTTGCCGATCCGCGCCATGTGGCCACGCTGAACGCGTTGCCCGACAGTGATTTCGCGGTCAAGGCGCTGCTGGAGGGGATCAACGGCGACCAGACCGTCTTCTACCGCATGACCGCCGCCGATCTCAGCGACATCAATGCTGTCAGCGAGCCGGTGCAGGGCCAGTTCCGCACCGCGCCTGCCAGCCGCCGCAACATCCGGTTTGTCTGGTCAGGCGATACCGCCGGGCAAGGCTGGGGCATCGACGACGAGGGGATGCGCACCTATGCCACCATGGCCGCCCACCAGCCCGATTTCTTTATCCATTCCGGCGACACGATCTATGCGGACGGGCCGATCACCGACGAGGTCGAGATCGAGGGCGGGGTCTGGCGCAACACCACACTGATCGACGAGGTTCGCAAGGTTGCGGAAACACTTGAAGAGTTTCGTGGCCGCTGGAAATACAACCAGATGGACCAGCATGTGCAGGCCATGTCAGCGATGGTGCCGACGCTGTTTCAGTGGGATGACCACGAGGTCGTCAACAACTGGTCGCCCGGCAAGGACCTGACCGGCGATGACCGCTATACCGAGAAATCGGTACCGCTGCTGACCGCCCGCGCCGCCCGCGCCTTTCACGAGATGACGCCGATCAGCTTTGCCCCGACCGAACCCGGCCGCGTTTATCGCAAGATCGCCTATGGTCCGCTGCTGGATATCTTTTTCCTGGATCTGCGCAGCTATCGCGGCCCGAACAGCACCGATATGCAGGACGACATCACGGTCGACTCGCAGGTTCTGGGCAAGGCGCAGCTGGATTGGCTGAAAGCGGAACTGACGGCCTCAGAGGCGGTCTGGAAGGTCATCGCCTGCGACATGCCGATCGGGCTGTGCGTGTGGGACAAGGTGTCCGAGGACCAGAAATATGTCGAGGCCATCGCCAATGGCGACAATGCAGCGCCCAAGGGGCGAGAGTTGGAATTCGCGGGTCTGCTGCGCTTTATCCGTGATCGGGGCATCCTGAACACCGTCTGGCTGACGGCGGATGTGCATTACACGGCGGCCCATGAATACCACCCCGATCGCGCCGCTTTTCAGGAATTCGCGCCGTTCTGGGAATTCGTCTCGGGTCCGCTGCATGCCGGCACCTTTGGCCCCGGCGATCTGGACATGACCTTCGGTCCCGAGGTCAAATTCTTCAAGGCACCGCCCGAAGGTCAGGCCAATCTGCCGCCCTCGGCAGGACTGCAGTTCTTTGGCCTTGTCGATATCGACGGCGATAGCGGGCAGATGTCCGTCAGGCTGATGGACCGGGCCGATACGGAACTGTGGTCGATTACGCTGGACCCGCAGCAGGCCTGA
- a CDS encoding glutaminase produces MAGVAGKQGNHVTPQALQEFLTALNEEIHERADWGEVADYIPELADVDPAQFGIAVVLAHGTVCSAGAASKGFSIQSVSKVFSLGCVLGRIGEQIWTRVGREPSGSRFDSILLLELEKGRPRNPFINAGALVVTDELLTGRTPRDALSEIIGYIRAAAGDDDIHIDKAVAQSEEKTGDRNRALANYLKSYGNLKNPADYTLGTYFHQCAIEMNCLQLANAGRCIAGLPGAPMLLSETRARRITALMLTCGHYDESGDFAFRVGLAGKSGVGGGLLMVAPDRASIAIWSPGLNETGNSRAANYAAERLAQFTGWSIFG; encoded by the coding sequence ATGGCAGGGGTGGCAGGCAAACAGGGAAACCATGTGACGCCGCAGGCGTTACAGGAATTTCTGACCGCTCTGAACGAGGAAATCCACGAACGCGCGGACTGGGGCGAGGTCGCCGATTACATCCCCGAACTTGCCGATGTGGACCCGGCGCAATTTGGCATCGCGGTCGTGTTGGCCCATGGAACGGTCTGCAGCGCCGGTGCTGCAAGCAAGGGGTTCTCGATCCAGTCGGTCAGCAAGGTGTTTTCTCTGGGCTGCGTGCTGGGCCGGATCGGCGAGCAGATCTGGACCCGCGTCGGGCGCGAACCGTCGGGGTCGCGGTTTGATTCGATCCTGCTGCTGGAACTGGAAAAGGGCCGCCCGCGAAACCCCTTTATCAACGCAGGCGCATTGGTGGTCACCGATGAATTGCTCACGGGTCGCACCCCTCGTGACGCCCTCTCCGAGATCATCGGCTATATCCGGGCGGCAGCCGGTGATGACGACATCCACATCGACAAGGCGGTCGCGCAATCCGAAGAGAAAACGGGTGATCGAAACCGCGCATTGGCGAATTACCTGAAATCCTATGGCAACCTGAAGAACCCGGCGGATTACACGCTTGGCACCTATTTCCACCAATGCGCCATCGAGATGAACTGCCTGCAGCTGGCCAATGCCGGTCGCTGCATCGCGGGATTGCCCGGCGCGCCAATGCTGCTGTCGGAAACGCGCGCGCGGCGGATCACGGCGTTGATGCTGACCTGTGGGCATTACGACGAATCCGGTGACTTCGCCTTTCGCGTGGGTCTGGCGGGCAAGTCGGGCGTCGGCGGTGGTCTGCTGATGGTGGCGCCAGATCGCGCATCCATCGCAATCTGGTCGCCGGGATTGAATGAAACGGGCAATTCCCGCGCCGCGAACTACGCCGCCGAGCGGTTGGCGCAGTTCACCGGCTGGTCGATTTTCGGCTAG
- a CDS encoding UbiH/UbiF/VisC/COQ6 family ubiquinone biosynthesis hydroxylase, which produces MKPDYDILIAGGGLNGPTLALALAGAGLSVAVVDTRPADTREADDFDGRAYALALASQRLLGALGLWNGLAGESQPIYEVKASQGQPGDGAGLFSLHFDSAEIEEGAVGHMLEDRFLYRALLTAMQDNNITLIDGISVTGQDVGPAGVTVTLSDGRTLSARLLVGADGRQSGTATRAGIRRQGWDYGQTALVAAVDHEQAHHGIAQQYFMSTGPLAILPLPGNRSSVVWSETDTNAKAIKALPDDEFLAVLRPRFGDFLGPFTLAGPRFTYPLSLSLAERYVAPRVALIGDAAHGVHPIAGQGLNLGLRDVAALAEVLVEAARRGEDIGAEDVLTRYQGWRRFDATSLALGMDAVNSLFGIDNPLIGAARGLGMGVVSAIPALRRGFMRQAAGLSIDPMPRLLTGQPL; this is translated from the coding sequence ATGAAACCGGATTACGATATCCTGATCGCGGGCGGCGGTTTGAACGGCCCGACCCTTGCACTGGCTTTGGCCGGGGCTGGCCTGTCTGTCGCGGTCGTGGACACGCGCCCCGCCGACACGCGTGAGGCCGATGATTTTGACGGGCGGGCCTATGCGCTTGCGCTGGCCTCTCAGCGGCTGCTGGGCGCGCTTGGGCTGTGGAACGGCCTGGCCGGAGAAAGTCAGCCGATTTATGAGGTCAAGGCGTCACAGGGCCAGCCGGGCGACGGGGCGGGGCTTTTTTCACTGCATTTCGACAGCGCCGAAATCGAGGAAGGCGCCGTCGGGCATATGCTGGAGGATCGGTTCCTCTATCGTGCCCTGCTGACGGCGATGCAGGACAACAATATCACGCTGATTGACGGGATCTCGGTCACCGGACAGGATGTCGGTCCTGCCGGGGTAACCGTCACGCTATCGGATGGACGCACCCTCAGCGCGCGGTTGCTGGTCGGGGCCGATGGCCGCCAATCGGGCACCGCGACGCGGGCCGGGATCCGGCGGCAAGGCTGGGATTACGGCCAGACCGCACTGGTCGCGGCAGTGGACCACGAACAGGCGCATCACGGCATCGCCCAGCAATATTTCATGTCCACGGGGCCGCTGGCCATTCTGCCGCTGCCCGGCAATCGCAGCAGCGTCGTCTGGTCCGAGACGGACACCAACGCCAAGGCCATCAAGGCGCTGCCCGATGACGAATTCCTGGCCGTTCTGCGCCCGCGTTTCGGCGATTTCCTGGGCCCGTTCACGCTGGCCGGGCCACGCTTTACTTATCCCTTGTCGCTGTCACTGGCCGAACGCTATGTCGCGCCGCGTGTCGCGCTGATCGGCGATGCGGCGCATGGGGTGCATCCGATTGCGGGGCAGGGGCTCAACCTCGGGTTGCGCGATGTGGCGGCGCTGGCCGAAGTGCTGGTCGAGGCGGCCCGTCGCGGCGAGGATATCGGGGCCGAGGATGTTCTGACGCGTTATCAGGGCTGGCGGCGCTTTGACGCGACCAGTCTGGCACTGGGCATGGATGCGGTGAACAGTCTCTTTGGCATCGACAATCCGCTGATCGGGGCGGCGCGCGGGCTGGGCATGGGGGTGGTCAGCGCCATCCCGGCCTTGCGGCGGGGCTTTATGCGGCAGGCGGCGGGGCTGTCCATTGACCCGATGCCGCGGCTCTTGACGGGGCAGCCGCTTTAG
- a CDS encoding SDR family oxidoreductase, with the protein MAKEMVILGHGYSAGYLTPLLRAQGWRVTGTTRGRMAQVAAAGADPLMWPGDETEIADRLTRADAILISAAPGPDGDPVLAAFDGAMRRARPDWLGYLSTTGVYGDQAGGWVDEDTPPAPATERGKARVQAEAAWRLLAEQAGLPLHVFRLAGIYGPGRGPFAKLRAGTARRIVKPGQVFSRIHAEDIAQVLLASIQQPEPGAVYNVCDDDPAAPQDVLAYAARLLDLPEPPAVALAEADMSRMARSFYAESKRVSNARIKRDLGITLRYPDYRSGLAAIRQAEQRLPQGA; encoded by the coding sequence ATGGCAAAAGAAATGGTGATACTGGGCCACGGCTATTCAGCCGGCTATCTGACACCGCTCTTGCGGGCGCAGGGCTGGCGGGTAACGGGCACCACGCGCGGGCGTATGGCGCAGGTTGCGGCGGCGGGTGCCGATCCGCTGATGTGGCCCGGCGACGAAACCGAAATCGCGGACCGTCTGACGCGCGCCGATGCCATTTTGATCAGTGCCGCTCCCGGTCCCGATGGCGATCCTGTGCTCGCGGCCTTTGATGGGGCCATGCGGCGGGCGCGCCCGGACTGGCTGGGTTATCTTTCGACCACGGGCGTCTACGGCGATCAGGCTGGCGGCTGGGTTGACGAAGACACGCCGCCCGCCCCCGCGACCGAACGCGGCAAGGCCCGTGTTCAGGCAGAGGCCGCATGGCGTTTGCTGGCCGAACAGGCCGGGTTGCCGCTGCATGTCTTTCGTCTGGCCGGCATTTACGGCCCCGGTCGCGGACCATTCGCCAAATTGCGCGCAGGCACGGCGCGGCGCATCGTCAAGCCGGGGCAGGTCTTTTCGCGCATCCATGCCGAGGACATCGCGCAGGTGCTGCTGGCCTCGATCCAGCAGCCAGAGCCCGGCGCGGTCTATAACGTCTGCGATGATGATCCGGCCGCGCCACAAGACGTTCTGGCCTATGCGGCGCGATTGCTTGATCTGCCCGAACCGCCCGCGGTCGCTTTGGCCGAGGCCGACATGTCCCGGATGGCGCGCAGCTTTTACGCCGAATCCAAACGCGTCTCGAACGCCCGGATAAAGCGCGATCTTGGCATCACCCTGCGCTATCCTGATTATCGCAGCGGGTTGGCCGCGATCCGGCAGGCCGAGCAGCGATTGCCGCAGGGGGCCTGA
- a CDS encoding AMP nucleosidase → MAQDNRFLPVETPATASREQFTDPKAAVARLEEVYRDGTDFLSGHFVRTLAGEPPKARYRAYYPEVRLSTTSHSQTDSRLSFGHVVAPGSYAATITRPDLFRNYLTQQIGLLMKNHNVPITIGPSETPIPIHFAVAGQSDLNVPQEGVLDFSLRDVFDVPDLETMNDDIVNGEAKPHADGALHLAPFTAQRVDYSLARLAHYTATAPEYFQNFVLFTNYQFYVDEFEAYARRALADPSMGYTSFVAPGNHVITDANDPLPANEKMPQMPAYHLTRPDGQGITLVNIGVGPSNAKTATDHIAVLRPHAWLMVGHCAGLRNSQRLGDFVLAHAYLREDHVLDDDLPVWVPIPALAEVQVALQEAVAEITQLDGFELKRIMRTGTVATIDNRNWELRDQSGPVRRLSQSRAVALDMESATIAANGFRFRVPYGTLLCVSDKPLHGELKLPGMATDFYRTQVANHLLIGVRAMEKLREMPLERIHSRKLRSFSETAFL, encoded by the coding sequence ATGGCTCAAGACAACCGCTTTCTGCCGGTCGAAACACCAGCGACCGCCAGCCGCGAACAATTTACCGACCCCAAGGCCGCCGTCGCGCGGCTGGAAGAAGTGTACAGGGATGGGACGGATTTCCTGAGCGGTCACTTTGTCAGGACGCTGGCGGGAGAGCCGCCCAAGGCACGCTATCGCGCGTATTATCCCGAGGTCCGGCTAAGCACGACCAGCCATTCGCAGACGGATTCGCGCCTGTCCTTTGGTCATGTCGTCGCCCCCGGCAGCTATGCGGCAACGATCACCCGGCCGGACCTGTTTCGTAACTACCTGACCCAGCAGATCGGGCTGCTGATGAAAAACCACAATGTGCCCATCACCATCGGCCCAAGCGAGACACCCATTCCGATCCATTTCGCTGTTGCCGGACAGTCTGATCTGAATGTGCCGCAGGAAGGTGTGCTGGATTTCAGCCTTCGCGACGTCTTTGACGTGCCTGATCTGGAGACGATGAACGACGACATCGTCAATGGCGAGGCCAAGCCGCATGCCGATGGCGCCTTGCACCTGGCGCCCTTTACCGCGCAGCGCGTGGATTACTCGCTGGCGCGGCTGGCGCATTACACCGCGACCGCGCCCGAATATTTCCAGAACTTCGTGCTGTTCACCAACTACCAGTTCTATGTCGACGAATTCGAGGCCTATGCCCGCCGGGCGCTGGCCGATCCCTCGATGGGATATACCTCGTTCGTGGCACCTGGAAATCACGTCATCACCGACGCAAACGATCCTCTGCCCGCCAATGAAAAAATGCCGCAGATGCCGGCCTATCACCTGACCCGGCCCGATGGGCAGGGGATCACGCTGGTCAATATCGGGGTGGGGCCGTCCAACGCAAAGACGGCCACCGATCATATCGCCGTGCTGCGCCCGCATGCCTGGCTGATGGTCGGCCATTGCGCGGGGCTGCGCAACAGCCAGCGGTTGGGCGATTTCGTCCTGGCCCATGCCTATCTGCGCGAGGATCACGTGCTGGATGACGACCTGCCGGTCTGGGTGCCGATCCCCGCGCTGGCCGAGGTGCAGGTCGCGCTGCAAGAGGCCGTGGCCGAGATCACCCAGCTGGACGGGTTCGAGTTGAAGCGGATCATGCGCACCGGCACGGTGGCCACCATCGACAACCGCAATTGGGAATTGCGCGACCAATCCGGCCCGGTTCGCCGTCTGTCGCAATCGCGCGCCGTGGCGCTGGATATGGAAAGCGCCACCATTGCGGCCAATGGTTTTCGGTTCCGGGTCCCCTATGGCACCTTGCTATGTGTCAGTGACAAGCCGCTGCATGGCGAGTTGAAATTGCCCGGCATGGCGACCGATTTCTACCGGACTCAGGTGGCCAACCATTTGCTGATCGGCGTGCGTGCAATGGAAAAACTGCGCGAGATGCCGTTGGAGCGGATTCACAGCAGAAAACTGCGTTCGTTCAGCGAAACGGCCTTTCTGTGA
- a CDS encoding HU family DNA-binding protein encodes MANATAKPMTKTQLVAALADELGSDKKSATAALDAITSVVTREVSNGGAVTLPGIGKIACRARPERQVRNPQTQEMMTKPADKQVKVTVAKALKDSVNA; translated from the coding sequence ATGGCTAACGCTACCGCGAAACCGATGACCAAGACCCAGCTGGTCGCCGCTCTTGCCGATGAATTGGGATCGGACAAGAAGTCGGCAACTGCAGCGCTGGATGCGATCACCTCGGTGGTGACCCGTGAAGTGTCAAACGGTGGCGCTGTGACGCTGCCGGGTATCGGCAAGATCGCTTGCCGCGCCCGTCCCGAGCGTCAAGTTCGCAATCCCCAGACCCAGGAAATGATGACCAAGCCGGCTGACAAGCAGGTCAAGGTCACTGTTGCCAAGGCGCTGAAAGACAGTGTGAACGCCTGA
- a CDS encoding DMT family transporter: MDIRAIFMGLSFGILWSSAFTSTRVIVLDAPPLTALVMRFLLSAVLGVLLARAMGQSWRLTRAEWRTVIIFGLCQNALYLGLNWVAMQRVEASAASIIASMLPLLVAAAGALFYGEKLRPMAVTGLLAGFAGVALIMGSRLTDGLDGPGVVMCLIAVVALTAATLVLRGTGGSKNVLMLVALQMAVGAIALLPFSLMFENAGDVVWSWTLVWAFLYTVLGPGLLATFIWFQLVSRIGATRAATFHFLTPFLGVSIAAAFLGERFGPTDLLGALIVAGGILMVQLSKVQTRGPAA; encoded by the coding sequence ATGGATATCCGCGCGATCTTCATGGGGCTGTCTTTCGGCATCCTCTGGTCATCTGCCTTTACCTCGACACGTGTGATCGTACTGGACGCGCCGCCGCTGACGGCGCTGGTGATGCGCTTTCTGCTGTCGGCGGTGCTCGGCGTGCTGCTGGCGCGGGCGATGGGCCAAAGCTGGCGGCTGACGCGTGCCGAATGGCGCACGGTGATCATTTTCGGGCTGTGCCAGAATGCGCTGTATCTGGGTCTGAACTGGGTGGCGATGCAGCGGGTCGAGGCATCGGCTGCGTCGATCATCGCCTCTATGCTGCCGCTGCTGGTCGCTGCCGCAGGGGCGCTGTTTTATGGCGAGAAACTGCGCCCGATGGCGGTGACCGGGCTGCTTGCCGGTTTTGCCGGGGTGGCCCTGATCATGGGCTCGCGCCTGACCGATGGTCTGGACGGGCCGGGGGTGGTGATGTGTCTGATCGCCGTGGTGGCCCTGACCGCCGCGACATTGGTGCTGCGGGGCACCGGGGGCAGCAAGAATGTGCTGATGCTGGTGGCGCTGCAAATGGCGGTCGGCGCGATCGCGCTGCTGCCATTTTCGCTGATGTTCGAGAATGCGGGAGACGTCGTCTGGTCTTGGACGTTGGTCTGGGCGTTTCTTTACACCGTGCTGGGGCCGGGCCTGCTGGCAACCTTTATCTGGTTCCAGCTGGTCAGCCGGATCGGCGCGACCCGCGCCGCGACCTTTCACTTTCTCACGCCATTTCTGGGCGTCAGCATCGCCGCCGCCTTTCTGGGCGAGCGGTTCGGGCCGACGGATCTGCTGGGCGCGCTGATCGTCGCGGGCGGCATCCTGATGGTGCAACTGTCCAAGGTGCAGACCCGCGGCCCGGCAGCCTAG
- a CDS encoding CAP domain-containing protein, with the protein MTYATQDERYLLDLINQSRAANGQDRLFLERHLNRSADNHSIWMLDADVFSHTGAGGSSSSQRLRDAGFDLSNGWATAENIAYVTINNNGTLTDEIEQLHRNLMNSSGHRANLLSDRYDLVGIGLQVGEMVLQGQTRSVLMLTENFASTGGHIEYDLAPGVSIHTINDPGWITVAPSRAEWAPFFNGQVMTGAATTEVTGSWGSDDFRMGGGADRLRGMPGDDWMAGGGGEDTILGSAGNDYILGQWGNDTLNGENGDDRLSGGSGNDYIVGGNGNDVMRGDDGHDRMLGQGGHDNMAGGNGNDIIRGHWGNDRLDGGAGNDQLFGGQMRDWLDGGPGDDRLWGEAGPDNFVFRGSDIGRDRVMDFQPGQDRLMIDDALIAEDLEEFVASSVRKINGGVLIDLADDNQITVIGADLTAAQVADSIFLF; encoded by the coding sequence ATGACCTATGCAACGCAGGACGAACGGTACCTTCTCGACCTCATCAACCAGTCGCGCGCCGCAAACGGGCAAGACCGCCTGTTTCTCGAACGCCACCTGAACAGATCGGCCGACAATCACTCGATCTGGATGCTCGACGCGGATGTTTTCTCGCATACGGGCGCTGGTGGCAGTTCGTCGTCTCAGCGCTTGCGCGATGCCGGGTTCGATCTGTCGAATGGCTGGGCCACCGCCGAGAACATCGCCTATGTCACCATCAACAATAACGGCACCTTGACCGACGAAATCGAGCAATTGCACCGCAACCTGATGAACAGCAGCGGGCATCGCGCGAACCTGCTGTCGGACAGGTATGACCTGGTCGGCATCGGCCTGCAGGTGGGTGAAATGGTCCTGCAGGGACAGACCCGCAGCGTGCTGATGCTGACCGAAAACTTCGCCAGCACCGGCGGCCATATCGAGTATGATCTGGCGCCCGGTGTCTCGATCCACACGATCAACGATCCGGGCTGGATCACCGTCGCGCCGTCGCGCGCCGAGTGGGCGCCGTTCTTCAATGGTCAGGTCATGACAGGCGCGGCCACAACCGAGGTGACCGGCAGCTGGGGCAGCGATGATTTCCGGATGGGCGGCGGGGCCGACCGTCTGCGCGGCATGCCGGGCGATGACTGGATGGCCGGCGGCGGCGGAGAGGACACCATTCTGGGCTCTGCCGGCAACGACTACATCCTCGGTCAGTGGGGCAATGACACGCTGAACGGCGAGAACGGCGACGACCGGCTCTCGGGCGGCTCGGGCAATGATTATATCGTCGGTGGCAACGGAAACGATGTGATGCGCGGCGACGATGGCCATGACCGGATGCTGGGGCAGGGCGGGCATGACAACATGGCCGGCGGCAATGGCAATGACATCATCCGCGGACACTGGGGCAACGACCGGCTGGATGGCGGTGCCGGCAATGACCAGCTGTTTGGCGGCCAGATGCGCGACTGGCTGGATGGTGGCCCCGGCGATGACCGGTTATGGGGCGAGGCAGGTCCCGACAATTTCGTCTTTCGCGGCAGTGATATTGGCCGTGACAGGGTCATGGATTTCCAGCCGGGGCAGGATCGGCTGATGATCGACGACGCGCTGATCGCCGAGGATCTCGAAGAATTTGTCGCCAGCAGTGTGCGCAAGATCAATGGCGGCGTCCTGATCGATCTTGCGGATGACAATCAGATCACGGTTATCGGGGCCGATCTGACGGCAGCGCAGGTGGCCGACAGCATCTTCCTGTTCTAA